From Malaya genurostris strain Urasoe2022 chromosome 2, Malgen_1.1, whole genome shotgun sequence:
aggttttacagctacaaaatggcggattttttttgtgaaaaatggtagttttcactttgaacaaccaccaaaaatcgaaaaaaaatgaaaaaaatcaaacagaaacgttggggtctagaaaaccttctactctaactatgctgcgttcatttgttcacttctgattagtttgcgctgagatacagtggacaccgcaaattatgatttttaagaaacgttctcaaaaatacctcttcacagacttatttctcaatatttttccacgaaaaaattacaaaatgttgttcgaatgatgctttttatcatacaaaacatttgaatttattttgttgaacgaaagttctgaaaaaaattagcaaaaatGGGGATTTCTTTCATaatttagaccctaccctccCTTAACAAAGCTCATTTGTTTCGATGAAAaagggcgggtgggtaatgtcaaatgCATAACTGGAACATTTCCGAAAatcaataatcgttcgtattcgcttctagaattgtaacggtgtatTTACTTAAATATGGCTTTTTGAGGACAGACATTTTCTCTACAAGACTCGCTGAACAAATGATACACATTTgtgcaatacaaaaaaaaacaatgatacAGTTGTTTAATTTGTAGTAGATTTACGTTCTCAGCGGAAAAACTTTTCGTTTAGTTCCTAGGGAATATTCGAGTAATTTTTGCTACCATTTATTCATCTGCAACAGAACCTTGAATTCTGGACATTCAGGAACTGGAACTAAATTTAATACTAAAGTTCGGAACCTGGGATTGGCTCCGAATTTAGTTACAAAATTCAGGGCCGCCGAGAGAAGGGAGGGGGAGTGGAATGCTCGGATTCCCCCCCTGAAttctgatagtgaattttgaaatcaaattctgaaactgaattcaggaagtgaattcagatctagaattcatatctTCAACATTTTTCCAGAACTTTGAAGTTGAATTgctgaatcagaattctggatacaaatttcgaactcaaattgaagctgATGCCAGGTAATTGAGGGAACGTGCCACGTGAGCCaattacactaaggtctttttcatgcggtcttttttatgagtttttttttgagacttttttatgcgaagtttcggagttatgcggtttttttatgcggtacgtaaactcgcataaaaaagacttcagtgtagttctgattcctgattgctGTTCCAAAAATCGAGTTCTGAAAtctagaattttgaaactgaattttaaaacgaaattctaaaccttaaattaagttcagaatccaggttttgATTTCAGTCCCAAAATTCAGTTATAGAATTCAGTTCTCGAATCTAATTCAAATGAGGCTTTTTACCTCGCAGACGgtctgttttgtcgtgaatacgacttactttactatggggcgccttttcaaaattagccatatggaagaatgggcagaacttaatcgtgaatatctcgacttgcatTGATGGCAGCAACATGATTCTTTCACCATTCCATCAAAAATATgaacaggaatttaggataatattttgaacagtgtgagataaccaagaATTAGGTTTTCTgataattttaaaacaacgcgtaaAACTACTTTTGCTTGAGTTTtttgcgcaaggacgacgattttgaggtagtcaggcacatatctttaactgaacgttataaaaggggaaccgtggtcgaaaatcgatcatttcttcttgtgcgttggatggaagcagatgtcggggcgagaagacgcattcaaacagcagcatcggagagcgcaggtTAAAAAACCGCaagcgctcaggtcgtagttctcatttgctttcCGCTCGTccaggcgagaagacgcattaaaccagtttcgcatcatttggcactgcgagcttgtacgcaaagctagtttcaactcaagcaagagcgattgcatcatacaacagagctgctggtcgtttgcaaaggagagaaagaaaacgaaaaactaaAAGTGgataacattatataaaatcagccgttctaatggctctaaatgtgatctaaagaactattaagattacttctttgcaaattgaggttaaaaatcatcagtttagtgaaaatccaaaataatttgatctgcttcgtgcacttttcgctgtgcgaaaatcgttcgagaaaaatgttccgaactgcgCTAAATAtcgaaagtttcgcaattcacacaatcgatcaactatcaattcgaattcgaaagtgtaaaggaattgtgtcagttttattcgtcttcacgacatccagttatgtctctgacattacacacccgtactttttcactGCTGGTGATTAAAGGCAACTGAGACTACCTCGTAACCATCGTCCGAGTGCGaagaaggcaagcaagcgtgatgaatttttgaAGGGTAAATTTGGAAAGGCACacgatagtaaagtaagtcgcatTCGTGACAAAAATCAGTTTTTCTTGTCTAACCTGCATTCTCTAATAAGTAAGAAAAGACTTCTTTCTACAAGTgtcttaaatcatggtaaaacttattgaaagcatacgaaaactatcttatattatgtaaaaaagtctggagaatcgaatggaaaaaCCCACACTGGctgcacgaaacgttctggtgactattttaccccatttctccatttcatgatatcttattgtaaatcgtccttaaatctcggtaaaatgatcacgagaacgtttcgtgcggccagtgtgggttcttccatttgattctccagacttttttttacataagaaaagcTAGATTTAGCCAACTTGAAAgaagttttaccaagatttaaggacaatttacagtaaggatctcatgaaatggagaaattggggtaaaatagccaccaaaacgtttcgtacggccagtgtgggttcttctaatcgcaaaatcagcaaaataaaacaatttatcgttaaattttcagttttcattgcaaatttttcatagcaagaccagatttactctctattaattaaagttcacagaagtgttcgctcaccatcacgcgccagtgatcacttggatgtatttaggcgagagcacgtgagagcgattcgtgcgaagagaatgttattctctcacaccagcttctttcaacacaggcacgcactcaaagtctgtctgtctggacactgagaagaagtgcgctttcctctttgtgtggagcggagcaaatgtatccgcagtgtttaattgaaacctacgccctggtgtatcactctagtgaaatgccatttcTGCtgtgcaatgcttgggagcaacgtgaaacacgatttttatgctgttacatacaattgtttctaagtaccaaaaagactgtgtaaagcaagggttcccaaactatattGGGTCAtgcctttactaaaattaacttaggcctcagacccccatcaacaaatccctttgaaaattcaatttcttgcttttttaatattgatgtaaaatactaacCAATTTCTACGGAtgatcaaataaacacaacttttttgcatgaatatttcaaataacaacctaTATCAcgcaatagggggtcgatttctagacctcgtcgatccCCATAGTAAGTttacgtttacgtcgacccccgcaaaaaggttATTGAcaccaaggggtctatatcgactactttgggaacccctggtgtAAAGCATCCTTCCTTATGACATTTTGCGtccgaccaattttagcacggttcgtttttggcaacataatcgttcgaatatgaaatatgtaaaccagatgatggcagaattttcgagtagaaaataattccataattatattgttttaaactacttaagcaataaatgctagaagaacataacacccatataccattcgaatcagttcgtcgagattagaaatgcgtgtgtgataaataatttcactcaatttttttcggagatgactcaaccgttttctacaaactcagattcctaTGAAAAGTCGTACCTTATGATAATaaaaaaccggaattttattaaaaacgtgcttaatccacctagcagtgagatgatacctttttttttatcaatccgcatgtgtttttttacaTGAATATTCATCGGTGTTTTTTGGTTCTCatcacattattttaatgatcgtcgttttagccggcaatttgagatttcaatcgtaaatcggatcgaaatttattctaagcttgtgacaatcgattgaacattccatgagatgttgaagttagttccactttagagtttttcgccattattcacgcacggaacgaccgaaattagctctgcgcctaattcgtattactgtttttgaattagttgattttaataacaaaatttccaaaataactataaaattagctaAAATTGaggatttactttgctgaaaaaactcttatttttagagaatgtgtttagttggtgaatatcctggacacaaaccagcaatatttcaatccaacacgaaattctcattgacaactaattttgttattaaaatcagaaaatttgtttctatttatctatcaccatcattactgaaggacagcacaaagaaaacaaaactgaaatgggtattattaacaagtttattagtcaaaaactcatgagaagtgtcaaagcaaaacaatccattaaaaaactaaaaagaacagtcttattgaaactgcttgaaaattgttttgatgtttttcgcatgtgttcgatatatctttatttaaatttctaaaccgatatgtaaaaatgtcgtaaactgttagtggaaatcgtatttattcagaatttgtgcgcacttgaagcgattgtgcgtaataatgtttttacgcggaacagtgaagtgaatttcgaatgtttcactctaattgtgatgaagtttttttgtatcttcaaaccttccgagctgcgccgtccggtgtactacttgtattcggtttttgttttccgagtgctcaaagttttcagtgagaatgaagaaaacagtgacttagaagaaaaaaattcaaaaagatgtttatgtttcgttcatgtctttttctccaatacaacatcgtatttatacctgccaatatagaaaagacaaccgcgtctgaatttttttcggcagtagtgtgccatctagtggctagtagtcattacggtgttaccgtttcggtgacagggcgccatatagctgcagattgcagaagccaattcaaccattcatattggttgaaaacaacattttatttctttaattcaactaaaaaattagttgaatggaaatgaaatgtgccttagctaagaaatgacagcacgtttaattagtgaattcaactaaaaaaatagtcaatTCAACAAatactttattattattaaggaaatgagaataaaaaatctaaattagcaaaaataagatttttttagttgtctcaaaaaataactaactaaaatcagcaaatcaactaaatttttcgcgaaaatgctgatttcggtcgttccgtgcggtacttccagagccggtattcagcaaCCAGCATAACCCGCAAAGATTCGTATGAACATAaataaatatgacgaataaattgcaatagtgagGATCGATTCAATACTGTAACcgcaattcgaaaatcggtgtagccgaagtcaattAAATTAACCTGAGGAGCTGAAATGTTTACATTTAATTCAaagtgtttgaaaatcagtgtagacatctttgagaaatcgtagtgcgaataaaATTGTTGGGATCggaaagttggatctgactaaaaacaaGATGTGTTATAGGatcttgagacctttcatttgaatcttagatggtttatctacgagaaaaatgagttacacagttttaatttcgtttcacatatcatcctgtagttccgaaaccaggggtgggaaccaaacataattcaggaaccttgtttgggaatatacaacttttcatatgaatctgagtttgtacacggaacgaccgaaattagctctgcgcctaattcgtattactgtttatgaattagttgattttaacaacaaaatttccaaaataactataaaattagttaaaatttagaatttactgtgctgaaaaaaactcttatttttagagaaagtgtttagttggcgaatattttggacacaaaccagcaatatttcaatccaacacgaaattctcattgacaactaatttcgttatcaaaatcagaaactttgattctatttatctatcaccgtcattactgaaggacagcaatgtcaaagcaaaacaatccattaaaaagctaaaagggacagtcttgttgaaactgctcgcaaattgtttagatattTTTCGCATGtgctacgatatatccctatataattttctaaatcgatatGAAAaattgacgtaaactgttagtggaaagtgtatttattcagaatttgtgcgcagttaaagcgattgtgggtaataatgtttttacgcgaaacagtgaagtgagtttcgaatgttgcactctaattgtacacgtcaaatgatgtttttttgtatcttctcattccgggctacgccgtccggtgtactacttgtattcggtttttgttttccgagtgctcaaagttttcaatgagagagtcgatttcgcgaagtcgaatgaagaaaacagcgatttagaagtaaaattttcaaaaagaagtttacgtttcgcttatgtctttttctccaatacaacatcgtatttatacctgcaaatatagaaaagataaccgcgactgaaatttttttcggtagtagtgtgccatctagtggctagtagtcattaacgtgttaacgagcgccatatagctgctaattgcagaaaccaattcaaccatttatgttggttgaaaacaacgttttatttctctaattcaactaaaaaattagttgaatggatatgaagcgtgccttagctaagaaatgacagcacgtttaattggtgaattcaactaaaaaaatagccatttcaacaaatattttattattattaagaaaattagaattaaaaaatctaaattagcaaaagtaagatttttttagttgtctcaaaaaataactaactaaaatcagaaaatcaactaattttttcgccaaaatgctaatttcggtctttccgtgtagaaaacggttaagtcatctccgagaaaattgagtgaaattatttgtcacacacgcatttgctgatctcggcgaactgattcgaatggtatatgggtgctaagttcttccagcatttattgctttaagtagtttaaataaatataattatggaattactttcaacttgaaaatgctgccatcatctggtttacatatgtcatattcgtacgattatgttgccaaaaacaaaccgtgctaaaatcggttcgaagcaaaatgtcatgaaaataaatgctgtacacagtctttttggtacttagaaacaattgtatgttacagtataaaaaatcgtgttttccgttgctcccaagcattgctttttcatacagcgctcaaaactcctactactggaataagccttgcacaaaaatatcgatatctccgttaaaaatggacggattttaacaatctacggcttgttggatagctattaccgtgcaaaatctaagtctgaaaatatattctgttttcaattttgacataaaacttcgtataactcaaaaagtaaacatccgatctcaaaaccattcaatagcgttctgggtgacgaagagacctttcatttgcggctagttttatcaaaatcggtccagccatctctgagatctcgacctctttgttgacaacacacacacacacacacacacacacacacacacacacacacacacacacacacacacacacacacacacacacacacacacacacacacacacacacacacacacacacacacacacacacacacacacacacacacacagacatttgctcagttcgtcgagctgaatcgattggtataggacaatcgattggtataggacatttttctaaagtttgagcgaattctatacctattttttatatatataaaaaaaaggtaaaaacgcaaaatttcaatttttaaaaaaattttttgattatcgccttcaaagtactttcCTCctacggcaatacatgcatgccaacgcttgatccaattttccattcaagttttataggccgccgaaggtatggcctttagttcacgcagcgaattctcttttatggtctctatggtctcaaaacgcgttccctgcaaaggcaatttgagtctggggaagaggaaaaactcacacggggccatatctggagagtacggtgcttggtttatgatattggttgagtttttggccaaaaactgttaCACAACCAACgttgtgtgagccggcgcattatcgtggtgtaaaATCCATGAGTTTCCTTCCATAAGTCTGGGCTTTTTTGCGAATGGCCTCACGCAAACGACGCATAACGGCCAAATAATATTCCTTATTAACCGTTTGAACGTCCGGAAGGAATtcatagtgcaccacaccacgaatattgaaaaaaaaaaacagtcagcataaccacctttgaagcgtttataccactcgtatgcctgtgtttttcctagacacgattcaccaaaggtcttttctaacattttcaacgtttcggaacacttaaatccatttgcaacacaaaatttgatgcacgcacgttgttataaattttcatccattataaaaatcgccacacgaaaatttttcaacttctttgtatagccaccaaacaaaaactaatcgtacgatatgcgtcaaaatttgacagaatgtgtataaaagtgttgcctatgttgagagaataaaagtttaccgattggacaagcgcgggaattttaagatgaaaattccggttctttttttatcataaggtatgcttccaaacaaggttcctgaattatgtttggttccgacctctggttccagaactacaggatgatatgtgaagcgaattttaaattgtgtaactcatttttctcgtagatggctgaatcgatctaagatttaaatgaaagttcttaagaTCCTatcaaacatcttgctcttcagtcagatccaactttcggtttcaGAGATACAGGGtgtttagtataaaaatgtttatttcacataaattaatcaggtttatcgggttggcagatttggatagtcgataaccaaattaaCTTATTTcagagttttcgattcggaaggtacccaaaaatttaattcgcactacaatttctcaaggatgtctacactgattttcaaacattttgaaacaaatgtaaattatACAGATCCTCAGgtaaatttatctgacttcggctacaccgattttcgaattccggttccagtatcgaatcgtttctcaaagctcaatcgttttatcaaaaaaagccaaatcgacaaagacaaaaagcattaattttatccaattctgacttccgattctggaattatagggtgatgaatttttaaaattcaaaccgacatAGAAGATGACactcccgaaaagctttaaagttggaatcaaaactattgcaatttattcgccaagtcaattcatggccatacgaatcggtttgggttatgctggttcctgaataccgggtctggaagtaccttaaataaccgtatactctaaagtggaacttactttgacatatcatggaatgttgaaacgattatcacacgtttaggttcaaattcgattcgatttgcacTTTCTacattacagggtgataagtgaTTAAGATCTTAatctgccgtttaaaacgacgaccattaaaataatgtcatgagaacaaaaacaccgaagaatattcatgcaaaaaacacacaaTGCGGatcgataaaaaaaggtatcatctcactgctaggtggattaaacacgtttttattatgaacttacttcgtaaaaagaggtttttgctactcttcacatccgttccgaaaatagcaaTATGATTgagtgtttccacattcattacacaaaacttcttTTACGAACCAAAATCTAAATACCATAAACTTCTTTTACGAACCAGTTGGATTTACGAACCCCCTGGTTAGTTCGTAATTGGAGGTTTCGATGTGTTCGGTTATTAGATAAcctcacaatactaatggccgACGATAGAAtctaataaatgttttaatgagactactATATAAATGGCAAGATAAAGGctttattacaccactaagtccGTTTTGTTACTCCAGGTATAACGTAACATTTATACCAGCAGCAAAAACATAATAATCATCTGGCATAATCTACTTTTGATTTTCTCTCAGATCTCAGATGATTGGAACAGACGCCAGTGCTGTAGTTGCagttagtcacagttagtcagtgactaaccaactcttgaaactgcaaccgaaaaaaattatttttggaaattttgataatgactgattcaagtaacctgaagggtgcaaaataaataataatacaattgaAAAAGGTGCTCATATAATTgctcccagggcgcaggatgaaagtagtctggattatagtgaaatatccttctgagggagcaaatcattatttattttcaatctaaatcaaTAACACTCTTTTTTTACAACATATACTAGACATTAACATAATCTTACCGAACGGTGGCCGATAAAAATTCTTCGACTTTTGATTACTCTGCTccgtattgaaaattttatgattttcagtATAAGACCGAGTTTCGACAACTATTTCCTGTGCGCATCAAAATGGTATGAACGTtgcttaacatattgttgacaacaacgccaccaaaacaaaatacgttggttcaggaaccagcttccatagcaggcGGGTGGCTCACACTTGCTAACACAAGAAGCATGCGAATTGTAGTTTAATTTTTCTCGATGATGCTGAACATCAATCCGCTGATTTCATCAGAAGGTACTCATCGCTTTGGTAGCTTCGGCAAATTTCAAGAACTATTCGCTATCACAATTTTGtcaaaactgtttgtttgaagaCACTAAAACTGTTACCACGTTACCATATGAAAACGTCACTATTtacaacattaaaaaaaacaagaattttCTCGCCTACTGCGCTCTCCGTTTTTACACTATAGAATAAAGCTGAGAGTTTGAAATTGCGCGTAGTTGACGTTACGGTTCACTTCCAGGCACCAACCCGCTGCACGCAGAACTGGAACAGCTGACGGCCAAGTTTCTGGGTGTTGAAGATGCCATCGTGTTCGGAATGGGATTCGCCACCAACTCGCTCAACATTCCAACCCTGATCACGCCCGGTTGTCTGGTGGTTAGCGATGAGAAAAATCACGCCTCGATCATCCTGGGCCTGCGGTTGTCTGGGGCCGCTATCAAAGTGTTCAACCACAACAGTATGCTGGATCTGGAGAGGGTCCTGTCGGATGCGATTGTCCATGGGCAGCCGAAAACCGGCAAACCATGGAAGAAAATTCTGATCATCGTCGAGGGAGTATTCAGTATGGAGGGATCGATCGTTAAACTGCAAGAAATCGTGACACTGAAGAAAAAGTACAAAGCCTACATCTACCTGGATGAGGCACATAGTATTGGGGCCACGGGTCCAACTGGACGTGGTGTTCTCGATTTCTACGGTGTCGATCCGAACGATGTTGATATTTTAATGGGAACTTTCACCAAAAGTTTTGGATCTGCGGGTGGCTACATCGCAGGAAATAAGGTAACGAAGGGCTATGATCCGAAATATTCTTTTGAaggttctgattttttttttacttttagaaACTAATTAATTTCCTAAGGGTAAACAGTCACGCTCACTGTTATGCCAGCTCGATGTCACCACCGGTGACGCAGCAGATTATTACTTCAATGAAAATAATCATGGGCTTAGACGGCACCAACGAGGGTATGAATCGCATCGATCAGCTTGCGAGGAATACCAGATATTTCAGAAAGCGCCTTGCTCAAATCGGAGTCATCACTTACGGTCATGAAGACTCTCCCGTAGTACCGATGTTGGTGTATCTTTTCTCCAAAATTGGGTAAGTTCCTAGAAGCCTTTTCACATGTTTGAGAAATATCCAAAAGGTATATTATCTATCGATCCGCAGGGCCGTAGTCCGGACACTTACTGCACGGAATATTGCCGTCGTCGGAGTTGGATTCCCTGCCACGCCAATAATGGAGGGTCGCATCCGGTTCTGTCTGTCGGCATCGCACACCAAAGAACAGCTGGACTATGCGTTGTCCGTCATCGATGAGATCAGTGGAACCCTCGGACTCAAATATTCGCGCAAACCGCGGGATTTTAGACCGATAGA
This genomic window contains:
- the LOC131432140 gene encoding serine palmitoyltransferase 2 → MSKSTENGHTLQNGTANGHSAVRYRFPDHQQTNGKIPNGFSKHQHFEGTAKNDWVKESKSKSSYEQVPLHTACFTYLGFYLLMILGYINQFFFTPKVATEKHRDGYVPLYDAFEKFYLRYVYRRVKDCWNRPICSVPGAEVTLKDRITKDYGWSFEFTGTETRCLNLGSYNYLGFAQNEGPCADEAEASIKAYGLAACSSRREIGTNPLHAELEQLTAKFLGVEDAIVFGMGFATNSLNIPTLITPGCLVVSDEKNHASIILGLRLSGAAIKVFNHNSMLDLERVLSDAIVHGQPKTGKPWKKILIIVEGVFSMEGSIVKLQEIVTLKKKYKAYIYLDEAHSIGATGPTGRGVLDFYGVDPNDVDILMGTFTKSFGSAGGYIAGNKKLINFLRVNSHAHCYASSMSPPVTQQIITSMKIIMGLDGTNEGMNRIDQLARNTRYFRKRLAQIGVITYGHEDSPVVPMLVYLFSKIGAVVRTLTARNIAVVGVGFPATPIMEGRIRFCLSASHTKEQLDYALSVIDEISGTLGLKYSRKPRDFRPIEY